From the Candidatus Cloacimonadota bacterium genome, the window CCAATTCGCGGGATCGGTGGATCCTGAGATGCTGTAAACCGGCGTGAGCCCCTCGGCCAGGCTGCGCGCGTTGCAGTATTTGAGGATGTCGTACCAGGATACATAGTACACCGGATAGTTGTCCCCCACGCCATAAGTTTGGCCCCAGGCACCCGGATCGGGATCCCACCAGCCCATCACAGCCTGCCATTCAGCCTGGGTGACCTCGTATTTGCCGATTTGGAAGGGGTTCAGGGTCACGCTGTGCGTGGGCAGTTCAGAACTCCATCCCTCTCCTCTGGTATCGCCCATGGTAAAGGTGCCGCCGGGAACGGTGACCATCTGAACAGGTGTGAAAAAAATGGAATAGGCCGCGCTTGCCGTCACGCTGTTCGCCCAGCCATCCCGGATAGCTTTTGCCTTGATGGTGGTCGTCTGGGAAATGCTGATTGGTCCGGAATATAATGCCGAAGCGGAGTTGGGGGTGCTCCCGTCCAGGGTGTAACAGATGGTTGCTCCAGGTGTTTCACTCGTTATTGTCACATTTTGGGGAAAATGGAAGTTACCGCCTGAAGGATCGAACTCCGGCCTGGCCACTGCCTTGGGGTTGGTGATGCAACCGGATATGACAACCAACAAAGTCATAACCAACGGCATTAATACGTTTGATATTCCACGCACGGCACACCTCTGATTCAGTCCCGAAAGGGTTTGAATGGATCAAATCCCTCAGTCATTTGTTTATTTAGAGAACGTCTCGTTGCTTGATTTACCACCATTTGCGCATGGATAACCTCAACGGGCATGATCAGAAGCTTGACGATCCACGTCAAGTCTTTTCTCAAATTTTCTTTTCATTCCGGGGGTACCTTGATCACGGTTAATTTGACAAAATAGCCCCAGGCATACGGGTTTTGGTCGAAAATTTTCGCTTGTGATTTCGCCCCGTCCCCAGCCGGCTCCCAATATCAATACGGTATCAATACGGAATCAATACGGATTTCATCCGTAATGATTCCGTATTGATACCGTATTGATATTAGGAAGGCTGCCAGATCCACCTGGGAAATTGGTCAAAAAGTTCTTGACTAAATATCTGGCTCTGCCAACCTGGCGCCAGAAAGCAAATTCCACAGGCAACAAGGTGGTTCAGATGATCCGAAACCTGCAACTCATCCAGCGCCACGCGCAATTGAAGGAACTGGGTAGCCAGTTGAAGCTGGCTCTGCTCAAGGAACTCATCCACGCGCCCGCGACCTGCCAGCAGCTGGCGAAACTTTTTGACCAGAGCAAACAGAAGATCCACTACAACCTCAACCAGATGCTCAAAGAGGGCCTGCTGGAGATCGTCGAGCCCCCTTCCGGCAGCGGCCGCGAGGTTTACTACCGGGCCACGGCCAAGACCTATGTGCTGGACCTTTCGATAGGCTTGGAAACCAACGGCAATGTGCTGAACAGCCGCGCCATCATCAACGGCATCATGGAGCGCGACCACCGCATCGACCTGGCCGGGATCGCGGCCAAACTGATCGACCAGGCCTTCAAACTGGTTCCCGGTGAGCGGCTGCTGATCGTGAGCGGCAAATTCAACTTCCCCCTGGTGGAAAAGCTGAAGCTGGAAGCCGGGCGGCGCGGGATCTTCTGCACCCTGATCTATCAGGACCTGGACGCGCTGAAGACCAAATACGAGCATTATTCCCTGGCCGCTTTCAAGGCCGATTACGAGGAGCTGAACCGGCAACTGAGGACCGCCGACGTGTATCTGAACCTCAACGGCGAAGCGCGCTTCGTGCAGCTGAAGGACCCGGAGAAGCTGGCCCTGCGCGTCCGCATGCTGGAGCGTTCCAAACAGATCATCCGACAGCGCGGCATCCGCGTGGCCATGATGCCCGGTCTTTTGCAGGACACGCTTTCCGAAGGGGCCATCGAGAGCGAAGTGCAGTTCTGGCGTGCCCTGGACATCGATTATCCCAGGCAATGCAGCCAGACCCTGGCCAAATGCCGCGAGCTGAGCGGAAAAGAAACGGTGAGGCTGAGCGGCAGGAACAGCTCGCTGAGTTTTCGCATCGAGAGGATCGTGGCGGAATGCGGTTCCTTTGGCCAAAACGAATTCCAGTCGCCGGTGATCAACCTCCCGGGCGGCGAGATCCTGATGATCCCGAAAGCCGGCAGCATGCAAGGAACGCTGGCCAGTGAACGGATCCACGTTTTTGGCGAAGAGGTGCTGCGTCCCGTGTTGGAGATCGGCAACAACGAGATAGTCGGCTACCATGCCCAGAAAGGCGCGGAACACCTGGCCCGGGCTTTGGCCAGCGGCGGCGCAGACGGACGCAAAGCCGCCCTGATCTGCCTCGGCACCAATGAAAACATCCATCTGGGCGATATCGACACGGCTCTAAAACACAAAAGCAGCGGCAATCTGAGCGTCTTTTGGGGCGACAACCGTTCCCTGGGCGGAGATGTGGCCGGCGCTCACGAATGGTTCGTGCAGATCGAAGACCCGCTGCTAAGCTTCAATTGAAATGAGGTCAACATGAAAAAACTCATCCTGTTCGTGGCCCTGCTGGCCTTGCTGCTCCCGGTTTTCGGGCAGTGGCAGCTTGCCGAGGATTTTGAAGGGATAACCACCCTGCCCGCAGGCTGGACCTTCCACGACGACGGCGACGGCATGGCCTGGCGCAACCTGAACAACGCCTCCCACGCCCACAGCGGCACCCGCGCCGCTTTTTGCGACAACTATTTCCCCAACCAAAACGCCGATTGGCTGATCACGCCGCAGATCCAGGTGGCCGCGGGCGACAGCCTGAGCTTCTGGACCCGCAGCTGGATCGGCATCGAGCCCCTGCAGGTTTACGTATCCACCACGGGCACGGCGATCGGCAATTTCAACACCCTGCTGGCCGATTACACCGCGATCGGCACCAGTTATCAGGAGATCCGGCTCAGCCTGGCTCCCTGGACGGGTCAGGCCATCTATCTTGGCTTCCTGTGGGAATGCGAAAACTACGGCATCCTGATCGACGACCTGCGCGCGGGCCAGCCCCTGATCATCCAGCCGGAACTCGACCTGCCCCAAAGCATTACTTTCATTCAGGGCGAAAGCCTGACCCTGGACCTCACGCCCTACATCACAGCTACAGACCTGAACACGGCCTCAGTCACCTGTAGCGGCGCGGTGAA encodes:
- a CDS encoding SUMF1/EgtB/PvdO family nonheme iron enzyme, translating into MLVVISGCITNPKAVARPEFDPSGGNFHFPQNVTITSETPGATICYTLDGSTPNSASALYSGPISISQTTTIKAKAIRDGWANSVTASAAYSIFFTPVQMVTVPGGTFTMGDTRGEGWSSELPTHSVTLNPFQIGKYEVTQAEWQAVMGWWDPDPGAWGQTYGVGDNYPVYYVSWYDILKYCNARSLAEGLTPVYSISGSTDPANWGSVPSSNNSNWNAVLCDWNANGYRLPTEAEWEYAARGATNDPDHLYSGNDVIGNVAWYQDNGENSTHPVGSKAANGIGTYDMSGNVYEWFWDWYAWNYYSSSPANNPAGPGDGNTRLLRGGSYYGNASLCWVSTRNSFEPNGPFRHGGFRLCRSMN
- a CDS encoding helix-turn-helix domain-containing protein, which encodes MIRNLQLIQRHAQLKELGSQLKLALLKELIHAPATCQQLAKLFDQSKQKIHYNLNQMLKEGLLEIVEPPSGSGREVYYRATAKTYVLDLSIGLETNGNVLNSRAIINGIMERDHRIDLAGIAAKLIDQAFKLVPGERLLIVSGKFNFPLVEKLKLEAGRRGIFCTLIYQDLDALKTKYEHYSLAAFKADYEELNRQLRTADVYLNLNGEARFVQLKDPEKLALRVRMLERSKQIIRQRGIRVAMMPGLLQDTLSEGAIESEVQFWRALDIDYPRQCSQTLAKCRELSGKETVRLSGRNSSLSFRIERIVAECGSFGQNEFQSPVINLPGGEILMIPKAGSMQGTLASERIHVFGEEVLRPVLEIGNNEIVGYHAQKGAEHLARALASGGADGRKAALICLGTNENIHLGDIDTALKHKSSGNLSVFWGDNRSLGGDVAGAHEWFVQIEDPLLSFN